Proteins from a single region of Haloarchaeobius litoreus:
- a CDS encoding FAD-binding oxidoreductase: MSIENVRTDEERIEQLEGSLRGQLLLPDDDSYHEARQVWNAMIDRRPSLIVQCAGPADVQAAVNYARETDQLVSVKSGGHNIAGTAVGEDAVMVDLSGMNSVRVDPEAKTVRVEPGAVLNELDHETQAHGLAVPAGYNSTTGVAGLALGGGFGWLSRKYGLTCDNLLAADVVTAEGELVHASEDENEDLFWGLRGGGGNFGIVTSFEFQLHEVGPELLAGLLVHPFEDVPSVLSAYREFVADAPNEATVWFVIRDAPPLEFLPEEWHGERVLILAACYAGDPSVGETVLQPLRDIGDPIADVIGPNQYTEWQQAFDQLGSEGMRNYWKSHNFEELTDGMVETFVEYGKTLPSEHSEIACAQLGGAINEVDVEATAYPHRDAKFLMNLHTRWEDPDRDDECIEWTREFHEAMTPHATGGVYVNFVPETDGGAEAAYRENYERMVAVKTEWDPENRFRLNHNVEPATGGRSQ, from the coding sequence ATGTCAATCGAAAACGTGCGAACCGACGAGGAACGAATCGAACAGCTCGAGGGGAGTCTCCGGGGGCAACTATTGCTGCCGGACGACGATAGCTACCACGAGGCGCGGCAGGTGTGGAACGCGATGATCGACCGTCGACCGTCGCTGATCGTTCAGTGTGCCGGGCCGGCCGACGTACAGGCCGCCGTGAACTACGCCCGTGAGACCGACCAGCTGGTCTCCGTGAAGTCCGGGGGCCACAACATCGCGGGCACCGCCGTGGGCGAGGACGCCGTCATGGTCGACCTCTCCGGGATGAACTCGGTTCGCGTCGACCCCGAGGCGAAGACAGTCCGTGTGGAACCGGGGGCGGTGCTCAACGAGCTCGACCACGAGACCCAGGCACATGGCCTGGCCGTGCCAGCCGGCTACAACTCCACCACCGGTGTCGCCGGACTCGCGCTCGGAGGGGGGTTCGGCTGGCTCTCCCGGAAGTACGGGCTGACGTGTGACAACCTGCTCGCTGCCGATGTCGTCACCGCCGAGGGCGAACTCGTTCACGCGAGCGAGGACGAGAACGAGGACCTCTTCTGGGGGCTCCGCGGTGGCGGTGGGAACTTCGGCATCGTCACCTCCTTCGAGTTCCAGCTCCACGAGGTCGGGCCCGAACTGCTGGCGGGACTGCTCGTGCACCCGTTCGAGGACGTGCCGTCGGTCCTCTCGGCGTACCGGGAGTTCGTCGCCGACGCACCGAACGAGGCGACGGTCTGGTTCGTGATCCGCGACGCGCCCCCGCTCGAGTTCCTCCCGGAGGAGTGGCACGGCGAGCGGGTGCTCATCCTCGCCGCCTGTTACGCCGGTGACCCGTCTGTCGGCGAGACAGTGCTCCAGCCGTTGCGCGACATCGGTGACCCCATCGCGGACGTCATCGGCCCGAACCAGTACACCGAGTGGCAGCAGGCGTTCGACCAGCTCGGGTCCGAGGGGATGCGCAACTACTGGAAGTCACACAACTTCGAGGAGCTCACCGACGGGATGGTCGAGACGTTCGTCGAGTACGGGAAGACGCTTCCCTCGGAGCACTCCGAGATCGCCTGCGCCCAACTCGGCGGGGCGATAAACGAGGTCGACGTGGAGGCGACTGCCTACCCCCACCGGGATGCGAAGTTCCTGATGAACCTCCACACTCGCTGGGAGGACCCCGACCGTGACGACGAGTGCATCGAGTGGACCCGCGAGTTCCACGAGGCCATGACGCCGCACGCGACCGGTGGCGTGTACGTGAACTTCGTGCCCGAAACGGACGGCGGAGCCGAAGCGGCCTACCGCGAGAACTACGAACGCATGGTCGCGGTGAAGACGGAGTGGGACCCGGAGAACCGGTTCCGGCTGAACCACAACGTCGAGCCCGCGACCGGGGGACGGTCGCAGTGA
- a CDS encoding class I SAM-dependent methyltransferase, with product MDSNDVRREWADRSGEYSPTYYAHLGSDEASELLVSTLAERVSRDASVLELGCSSGRHLAALREAGFSDLTGVDVNADAIDVLVETYSELAATGTFHVAAIEDFLPDLPDDAFDVVFTVETLQHIHPDEAWVFEEIARVTGEQLVVVENEDREPGTTMEVRGGIPLYFRDWRSEFTSRGLVEVDSAATKRDTVHVFEPGR from the coding sequence GTGGATTCTAACGACGTCAGACGAGAGTGGGCGGACCGGTCCGGCGAGTACTCGCCGACGTACTACGCCCACCTGGGGTCGGACGAGGCGAGCGAGCTGTTGGTCTCGACGCTCGCGGAGCGGGTCAGTCGCGACGCGAGCGTGCTGGAACTCGGCTGCAGTTCTGGGCGTCACCTCGCCGCACTTCGTGAGGCCGGGTTCTCGGACCTCACCGGGGTGGACGTCAACGCCGACGCCATCGACGTGCTCGTAGAGACCTACAGCGAGCTGGCAGCGACTGGGACGTTCCACGTCGCCGCCATCGAGGACTTTCTCCCGGACCTCCCGGACGACGCGTTCGACGTCGTCTTCACCGTCGAGACGCTCCAGCACATCCACCCGGACGAGGCGTGGGTGTTTGAGGAGATCGCACGGGTCACCGGCGAACAGCTCGTCGTCGTCGAGAACGAGGACCGCGAACCGGGGACCACCATGGAGGTCCGCGGTGGTATCCCCCTGTACTTCCGGGACTGGCGTAGCGAGTTCACGTCCCGTGGGCTCGTGGAGGTCGACTCGGCGGCGACGAAGCGGGACACGGTCCACGTGTTCGAACCCGGGCGGTGA
- a CDS encoding amidase: MPPIDRSDVEAVVRRHGLDPDDETVGAYLEATEDLATQYGGLAAEHPERDTNIDPTPGDDEYNAFRYRFELGGGDGPLSDLDVAVKENVVVAGVPSTCGSPGFEYDPPHNATVVDRLVDDGATLLGTTNMDEFAFYITGETCAHGRSGNPAVDGCVPGGSSSGSGAAVAAGYVDAALGTDTGGSVRIPASFCGVVGIKPTHQRVSRFGVVDLSHSLDHVGPLAGNVRTAARVLETIAGPDVADPSTRGTPDPADYVDSVDAGVDGLDIGVVAEAMATSEDAVAAQVSESVAALEEAGATAEETSLAGYATMGPAVGAIAGLEFAAFVGANGASYSTGTGTTAALREALAAANERGDFGENVMGLLVTNGVVADGDGAAYVAAKGMQRQFTRTVSEVLAEYDALVMPTTPIAAPEFGELEGMDGLLRAVENTAPFNCSGTPAVSVPCGAVDGKPVGLQVVTDWNDESTALRVAGAVEAR, from the coding sequence ATGCCACCAATTGACCGGAGCGACGTCGAGGCAGTCGTCAGGCGACACGGCCTCGACCCCGACGACGAGACCGTGGGGGCGTACCTGGAAGCCACGGAGGATCTGGCCACACAGTACGGTGGTCTCGCCGCCGAACACCCCGAGCGCGACACGAACATCGATCCAACCCCCGGCGACGACGAGTACAACGCCTTCCGCTATCGGTTCGAACTGGGCGGTGGTGACGGGCCGCTGTCGGACCTCGACGTCGCGGTCAAGGAGAACGTCGTCGTGGCCGGCGTCCCCTCGACGTGTGGCTCCCCTGGCTTCGAGTACGACCCCCCGCACAATGCGACCGTCGTGGACCGTCTCGTCGACGACGGGGCGACGCTCCTCGGGACGACGAACATGGACGAGTTCGCGTTCTACATCACCGGCGAGACGTGTGCGCACGGCCGGAGCGGCAACCCGGCCGTCGATGGCTGTGTCCCCGGCGGGTCCTCGAGTGGCAGTGGTGCGGCTGTCGCGGCGGGATACGTCGACGCCGCACTGGGGACAGACACCGGCGGGTCGGTCCGAATCCCGGCCTCGTTCTGTGGGGTCGTCGGCATCAAACCGACCCACCAGCGCGTCTCCCGCTTCGGCGTCGTCGACCTCTCGCACTCGCTGGACCACGTCGGCCCACTCGCCGGTAACGTGCGGACTGCAGCACGAGTTCTCGAGACGATCGCGGGCCCGGACGTGGCCGACCCGTCGACGCGCGGCACGCCGGATCCGGCCGACTACGTCGATTCGGTCGACGCGGGCGTCGACGGACTCGACATCGGCGTCGTGGCGGAGGCGATGGCGACCAGCGAGGACGCCGTCGCGGCCCAGGTCTCGGAATCGGTGGCGGCGCTGGAGGAGGCAGGGGCGACCGCCGAGGAGACCTCGCTGGCCGGCTACGCGACGATGGGGCCGGCCGTCGGTGCCATCGCGGGCCTCGAGTTCGCGGCGTTCGTCGGGGCGAACGGTGCCTCGTACTCGACGGGGACCGGCACGACGGCAGCCCTCAGGGAGGCGTTGGCCGCGGCGAACGAGCGGGGCGACTTCGGGGAGAACGTCATGGGACTGCTCGTCACGAACGGTGTCGTCGCCGACGGTGACGGAGCCGCGTACGTCGCTGCCAAGGGGATGCAACGGCAGTTCACCCGAACCGTCAGCGAGGTGCTCGCGGAGTACGACGCACTCGTCATGCCGACGACGCCGATCGCGGCACCCGAGTTCGGCGAGCTAGAGGGGATGGACGGCCTCCTCAGAGCGGTCGAGAACACCGCCCCGTTCAACTGTAGTGGCACGCCGGCTGTCTCGGTCCCCTGCGGTGCGGTCGACGGCAAGCCCGTGGGCCTCCAGGTGGTGACGGACTGGAACGACGAATCGACCGCCCTCCGTGTGGCGGGCGCAGTCGAAGCGCGCTGA
- a CDS encoding MBL fold metallo-hydrolase: MTVATPLDDDERIWRLNLGSVNAYLVDDGEVTLVDAGTPRSVDSIGAGLATAGYDVDDLDRVLITHFDLDHVGGIAGLAPDCPLYAMEPDASFVAGARKPPVGNRKGLFQRAAGLLVTLPEQPVDRLTDEEQVGGFIAYHTPGHTPGHTVYHHPELGVAMLGDLVREKDGSLGTPPWPLAYDAGQNRESIRALSARDLEFEFACMGHGDPLVSNGAAVLSKLASVA, encoded by the coding sequence ATGACGGTCGCCACTCCACTGGACGACGACGAGCGAATCTGGCGGCTAAATCTCGGGTCGGTGAACGCCTACCTCGTCGACGACGGGGAGGTGACACTCGTCGACGCCGGGACGCCACGGTCCGTAGACAGCATCGGGGCTGGACTCGCGACAGCGGGCTACGACGTCGACGACCTGGACCGTGTACTCATCACGCACTTCGATTTGGACCACGTCGGCGGCATCGCTGGCCTGGCACCCGACTGCCCGCTCTACGCGATGGAGCCCGACGCGAGTTTCGTCGCCGGTGCTCGCAAGCCACCGGTTGGCAACCGGAAGGGGCTGTTCCAGCGAGCCGCCGGACTGCTGGTCACGCTTCCGGAGCAACCGGTCGACCGGCTGACCGACGAGGAGCAGGTCGGCGGGTTCATCGCGTACCACACCCCTGGGCACACCCCCGGACACACGGTCTACCACCATCCCGAGCTCGGCGTGGCGATGCTCGGTGACCTAGTGCGCGAGAAGGACGGTTCGCTGGGGACACCTCCCTGGCCGCTGGCGTACGATGCCGGGCAGAACCGCGAGAGTATCCGTGCCCTCTCGGCGCGAGACCTCGAGTTCGAGTTCGCCTGCATGGGTCACGGTGACCCCCTGGTCTCGAACGGTGCCGCGGTCCTGTCGAAGCTGGCGTCGGTCGCCTGA
- a CDS encoding potassium channel family protein, with product MTQKRIVIAGGGRVGRRAANLLDDRGHDVVVIEEAPEQVGLLEEEHVATIISGDATRPSILEQAGLDRTDVLAALTQETGSNLAICMAARHLQPNLYTVMRTEYDVGDEYDEMVDDVVFTEAAGARAAVNLIERDVQTLESVAGDLDILQIQVVEGAPIAGRTLEEIALPRGSLVVSGASGDQTARSDTRLEVGKTYIVAVEPDVAHEVVNLFQG from the coding sequence ATGACACAGAAACGAATCGTGATCGCTGGCGGTGGACGTGTAGGCAGACGAGCAGCGAACCTCCTCGACGACCGCGGCCACGACGTGGTTGTCATTGAGGAGGCCCCCGAACAGGTCGGCCTCCTGGAGGAGGAACACGTCGCGACCATCATCTCGGGTGACGCGACCAGACCCAGTATCCTCGAACAGGCGGGTCTGGATCGCACCGACGTGCTCGCGGCGCTGACCCAGGAGACCGGCAGCAACCTCGCGATCTGCATGGCCGCCCGGCACCTCCAGCCGAACCTGTACACCGTGATGCGGACCGAGTACGACGTCGGCGACGAGTACGACGAGATGGTCGACGACGTCGTCTTCACCGAGGCCGCCGGCGCGCGTGCGGCCGTGAACCTCATCGAACGGGACGTCCAGACGCTGGAGTCCGTGGCCGGGGACCTCGACATCCTGCAGATCCAGGTCGTCGAGGGCGCACCCATCGCGGGGCGGACCCTCGAGGAGATCGCACTCCCGCGGGGGAGCCTCGTCGTCTCCGGTGCGTCGGGCGACCAGACGGCACGGTCCGACACGCGACTGGAGGTCGGGAAGACCTACATCGTCGCCGTCGAACCGGACGTGGCCCACGAGGTCGTGAACCTCTTCCAGGGATGA
- a CDS encoding APC family permease: MSQREPAAELGLLDATMIGMGAMIGAGIFVLTGLAAEISGPAAILVFILNGVVTAFTGLCYAELASSIPKSGGGYAFVREIFDDLSSFVMGWMLWFAYMIAGALYALGFAPNFLEFLHVYGVVPPPGEVGAVTLGVLPVAIPAKVALAFVAVLLLVSVNAISTAASGSIETIFTATKVTILLVFVAFGFLSAGGGGETSFTFQNFDPLFPEGKSAFSILPAMGLTFIAFEGYDLITTVTEEVENPRENIPKAIFVSLAVTVLVYILVVTVAIGTLGAPGLADAGEAGIAAAATSFMPTGLPIIKNGGAIIVFGAIFSTITALNAVVIASSRVAFAMGREDQLPSRVGNIHHQYGTPFVAILASAVVMLLSVGLPTKSAGNMSSLFFLLSFVIVNGAVIKLRRERPDMNRPYEMPYYPVPPIMGILLNLILTSVLVEYLLRTDPLALVLSVAWILLGVVFYFLYFREPVASAADQTDATTDDAGPDATRDTTGGND, encoded by the coding sequence ATGAGCCAACGGGAGCCGGCCGCCGAGCTGGGTTTGCTCGACGCGACGATGATCGGCATGGGTGCGATGATCGGCGCGGGCATCTTCGTGCTGACCGGGCTCGCAGCAGAGATCTCCGGCCCGGCCGCCATCCTCGTATTCATCCTGAACGGGGTCGTGACAGCGTTCACCGGCCTGTGCTACGCCGAACTGGCGTCCTCCATTCCGAAGAGCGGCGGGGGCTACGCGTTCGTTCGGGAGATCTTCGACGACCTCTCCTCGTTCGTGATGGGCTGGATGCTCTGGTTCGCGTACATGATTGCCGGCGCGCTGTACGCGCTCGGCTTCGCGCCGAACTTCCTCGAGTTCCTGCACGTCTACGGGGTCGTCCCGCCGCCGGGCGAGGTCGGTGCCGTGACACTCGGTGTGTTGCCGGTCGCGATTCCGGCGAAGGTCGCGCTCGCGTTCGTCGCGGTCCTCCTGCTAGTCTCGGTGAACGCCATCTCGACGGCCGCTAGCGGGAGCATCGAGACCATCTTCACCGCAACGAAGGTGACGATACTGCTCGTATTCGTCGCGTTCGGCTTCCTCTCGGCCGGCGGTGGCGGCGAGACGAGCTTCACCTTCCAGAATTTCGACCCGCTGTTCCCGGAGGGCAAGAGCGCGTTCAGCATCCTGCCCGCGATGGGCCTGACGTTCATCGCGTTCGAGGGATACGACCTCATCACGACGGTGACAGAGGAGGTGGAGAACCCGCGGGAGAACATCCCGAAGGCCATCTTCGTCAGCCTCGCGGTGACCGTCCTCGTGTACATCCTCGTCGTGACGGTCGCGATCGGGACACTCGGTGCGCCCGGACTGGCGGACGCCGGCGAGGCCGGCATCGCCGCCGCGGCGACGTCGTTCATGCCGACCGGTCTGCCGATCATCAAGAACGGTGGTGCCATCATCGTCTTCGGCGCCATCTTCTCGACCATCACCGCGCTCAACGCGGTGGTCATCGCCTCGTCGCGAGTCGCGTTCGCGATGGGGCGGGAGGACCAGCTGCCGAGTCGGGTCGGGAACATCCACCACCAGTACGGGACGCCGTTCGTCGCCATCCTGGCGAGCGCGGTCGTCATGCTGCTCTCGGTCGGGCTGCCGACGAAGAGCGCGGGGAACATGTCGAGCCTGTTCTTCCTGCTCTCCTTCGTCATCGTCAACGGCGCGGTCATCAAGCTCCGGCGGGAGCGCCCGGACATGAACCGGCCGTACGAGATGCCCTACTACCCGGTCCCACCCATCATGGGTATCCTGCTGAACCTCATACTGACGAGCGTGCTCGTGGAGTACCTGCTGCGGACCGACCCGCTCGCGCTCGTCCTGAGCGTCGCCTGGATACTCCTCGGGGTCGTGTTCTACTTCCTCTACTTCAGGGAGCCGGTCGCATCGGCTGCGGACCAAACTGACGCGACGACCGACGACGCCGGTCCAGACGCGACCCGCGACACAACCGGAGGGAACGACTGA
- a CDS encoding FKBP-type peptidyl-prolyl cis-trans isomerase yields MVEPGDIAVVHYVGRFASGAESGEVFDTSDVDVALSEGVYQGHRDYRPLSFEVGADEIIPGIDAAVRTMDVGDERTVTVDPDEAYGDRSADSVVEVPRGELETRSGRDARPGRPVQSANGEIGWIIDVTEETVTVDFNHELAGERLEFELRLLEVREPAEDQQSTAT; encoded by the coding sequence ATGGTCGAACCAGGTGACATCGCGGTCGTCCACTACGTCGGTCGGTTCGCGTCGGGAGCGGAGTCCGGCGAGGTGTTCGATACGTCTGACGTCGACGTCGCCCTCTCGGAGGGCGTCTACCAGGGGCATCGGGACTACCGACCGCTATCGTTCGAGGTCGGTGCCGACGAGATTATCCCCGGAATCGACGCGGCCGTCCGGACGATGGACGTCGGCGACGAGCGGACGGTCACTGTCGACCCCGACGAGGCGTATGGCGACCGGAGTGCCGACAGCGTCGTCGAGGTCCCACGAGGGGAGCTGGAGACGAGGAGTGGTCGTGACGCCCGACCAGGGCGGCCAGTCCAGAGCGCCAACGGCGAGATCGGATGGATCATCGACGTGACCGAGGAGACGGTGACGGTCGATTTCAACCACGAACTCGCAGGCGAACGACTCGAGTTCGAGCTGCGACTCCTCGAGGTTCGCGAGCCAGCAGAAGACCAGCAGTCGACCGCGACGTGA
- a CDS encoding sulfite oxidase, with the protein MGEQSDAEPSKRDRYLERRRVLKAVGAVAGSSLLAGCGGNQTAGTETPTGTEPTAATEPPTETATETQQTEEPEQSLEERYPGLRILSPEPENAEAAERETYTTLITPLEEFYIRNHYPTPDIQESEWTVSLTGMFDEDVELSMEELKREFPTETVFHVMQCSGNGRAYFDPQVGGNQWTFGAVGNAEWTGTPVSAILERYGADTSDGMWVSFMGGEAPEGEDIFTRSIPMGKVMDDCILAYEMNGAPIAGDHGFPVRLVVPGWYGNNNVKWVNRMHVMDMMVFGDEWETEDQRLYTHWQQYSYRIIPVQDEAAEQYQTIDTYDTYEQMQNPDQIRNAYIFDQLVKSMIGFPGEDSTVTRRADGTVEVIGVAWAGDNAVETVEVSDDGGETWNEAEFFRPDLGPFSWRLFRYVWSPEPGDYTLVSRATDAMDRTQPATVSSPDQNLRGIQNDQFPWNQGGYSNTAYMSHAVDVTVE; encoded by the coding sequence ATGGGAGAGCAATCCGATGCAGAGCCATCGAAACGGGACCGGTATCTGGAGCGGCGACGGGTCCTGAAAGCAGTCGGTGCCGTGGCAGGGAGTTCCCTGCTCGCAGGCTGTGGGGGGAACCAGACGGCGGGAACGGAGACGCCCACCGGGACTGAACCCACGGCAGCGACCGAACCGCCGACTGAAACGGCGACCGAGACACAGCAGACTGAGGAGCCAGAGCAGTCACTGGAGGAGCGATATCCGGGGTTACGGATACTCTCGCCCGAACCCGAGAACGCCGAGGCCGCCGAGCGCGAGACCTACACGACGCTCATCACGCCCCTCGAGGAGTTCTACATCCGGAACCACTACCCGACGCCGGACATCCAGGAGAGCGAGTGGACCGTCTCGCTGACCGGGATGTTCGACGAGGACGTCGAGCTGTCGATGGAGGAGCTGAAGCGGGAGTTCCCGACCGAGACGGTGTTCCACGTGATGCAGTGCTCCGGGAACGGCCGGGCGTACTTCGACCCGCAGGTCGGTGGGAACCAGTGGACGTTCGGTGCGGTCGGGAACGCCGAGTGGACCGGGACGCCCGTCAGCGCCATCCTTGAGCGATACGGGGCCGATACGAGCGACGGGATGTGGGTGTCGTTCATGGGCGGCGAGGCACCCGAGGGCGAGGACATCTTCACGCGGTCGATTCCGATGGGGAAGGTGATGGACGACTGCATCCTCGCCTACGAGATGAACGGCGCACCCATCGCGGGCGACCACGGGTTCCCGGTCAGACTCGTCGTCCCGGGCTGGTACGGCAACAACAACGTCAAGTGGGTGAACCGGATGCACGTGATGGACATGATGGTGTTCGGCGACGAGTGGGAGACCGAGGACCAGCGGTTGTACACGCACTGGCAGCAGTACTCCTACCGGATCATCCCCGTACAGGACGAGGCCGCCGAGCAGTACCAGACCATCGACACCTACGACACGTACGAGCAGATGCAGAACCCGGACCAGATCCGGAACGCCTACATCTTCGACCAGCTGGTGAAGTCGATGATAGGCTTCCCCGGCGAGGACAGTACCGTCACCCGGCGAGCCGACGGCACCGTGGAGGTAATCGGCGTCGCCTGGGCCGGGGACAACGCCGTCGAGACCGTCGAGGTCTCCGACGACGGCGGCGAGACGTGGAACGAGGCCGAGTTCTTCCGGCCAGACCTCGGGCCGTTCTCCTGGCGGCTGTTCCGCTACGTGTGGTCGCCCGAACCAGGCGACTACACGCTCGTCTCGCGAGCGACCGACGCGATGGACCGCACGCAGCCGGCCACCGTCTCCAGTCCAGACCAGAACCTCCGCGGCATCCAGAACGACCAGTTCCCGTGGAACCAGGGCGGCTACAGCAACACCGCCTACATGTCCCACGCGGTGGACGTGACCGTCGAGTAG
- a CDS encoding cupredoxin domain-containing protein, with the protein MAAGPEGRLRFVPETVEITVGQTVRWTFESAGHNVTSLPGASEKVRNPDGAEPFASYEGNQHFAIDEVGSTYEHTFDVPGEYVYVCAPHAGQGMVGTVLVTEDDEE; encoded by the coding sequence GTGGCCGCCGGACCCGAGGGACGGCTGCGATTCGTCCCCGAGACCGTCGAGATCACCGTCGGGCAGACCGTCCGGTGGACGTTCGAGAGCGCCGGACACAACGTCACGTCCCTGCCGGGGGCGTCCGAGAAGGTCAGGAACCCTGACGGGGCCGAGCCGTTCGCCTCCTACGAGGGGAATCAACACTTCGCTATCGACGAAGTGGGCTCGACGTACGAGCACACGTTCGACGTCCCCGGCGAATACGTCTACGTCTGTGCACCCCACGCGGGCCAGGGCATGGTCGGCACCGTCCTCGTCACGGAGGACGACGAGGAGTGA
- a CDS encoding SDR family NAD(P)-dependent oxidoreductase, giving the protein MLSGKVAIVTGGATGIGKAIATEYVEQGTVAVTEGYSYYPYEKIDTGDPASGV; this is encoded by the coding sequence ATGCTGTCAGGAAAGGTAGCCATCGTAACCGGCGGTGCAACGGGTATCGGCAAGGCGATTGCGACCGAATACGTCGAGCAAGGTACCGTGGCCGTCACGGAGGGCTACTCGTACTACCCCTACGAGAAGATCGACACCGGTGATCCCGCGAGCGGCGTCTGA
- a CDS encoding plastocyanin/azurin family copper-binding protein, producing MTTATGASAVTSVGGTAAAQDGERHTVEMTDSLVFEPDSITIAPGDTIAWVNVGSIGHSVTAYEDEIPQDAEYFASGGFDAEGQARNSYTAGNTAAGDVPGGESFRHTFDVVGSYEYFCIPHEGVGMVGSIDVTPGGAPEGGDGPAIPTIPDTAWTLIVVTTVALLTVTGLAYIFIKYGGDYELGDEE from the coding sequence TTGACGACAGCGACAGGTGCAAGTGCGGTAACCAGCGTGGGCGGGACTGCAGCGGCACAGGACGGCGAGCGCCACACCGTCGAGATGACAGACTCGCTCGTGTTCGAGCCGGACTCGATCACGATCGCGCCGGGGGACACCATCGCCTGGGTGAACGTCGGCAGTATCGGTCATTCGGTAACGGCGTACGAGGACGAAATCCCACAGGATGCGGAGTACTTCGCCTCGGGTGGCTTCGACGCGGAAGGACAAGCTCGGAACAGCTACACGGCAGGTAACACCGCGGCCGGTGACGTCCCCGGTGGCGAATCCTTCAGGCACACCTTCGATGTCGTTGGATCCTACGAGTACTTTTGTATCCCGCACGAAGGTGTCGGGATGGTCGGCAGTATCGATGTCACACCGGGCGGGGCACCGGAGGGCGGTGACGGACCGGCGATTCCCACCATCCCCGATACGGCCTGGACCCTCATCGTTGTCACGACCGTCGCGTTACTCACGGTCACCGGGCTCGCGTACATCTTCATTAAGTATGGTGGTGATTATGAACTGGGTGATGAAGAGTAA
- a CDS encoding NUDIX hydrolase, whose protein sequence is MSDAPQPPTDPTVPTAEQDRLVQSPTPSQLRQASSRRLRFGTKALVQSRDRVLLVRERRADGTTFWTLPGGGIDPGETPRESLARELREEISCECSLGAIVARCQYDHTTRSNTTSLYSVFETTLDGEPVPNVDEGIVECGWIDPAEVPADTLDPIASLLEP, encoded by the coding sequence ATGAGTGACGCCCCCCAGCCGCCGACCGACCCGACGGTGCCCACCGCCGAGCAGGACCGCCTCGTCCAGTCCCCCACCCCGAGCCAGCTGCGGCAGGCCAGCAGCCGCAGGCTACGGTTCGGCACCAAGGCACTCGTCCAGTCACGTGACCGCGTCCTCCTCGTCAGGGAGCGTCGCGCCGACGGCACCACCTTCTGGACGCTCCCCGGCGGTGGCATCGACCCCGGCGAGACGCCACGCGAGTCCCTCGCCCGTGAGCTTCGGGAGGAGATTTCCTGTGAGTGCAGCCTTGGTGCCATCGTCGCCCGCTGCCAGTACGACCACACGACCCGTTCAAACACGACCAGCCTCTACTCGGTCTTCGAGACTACGCTCGACGGCGAACCCGTTCCGAACGTGGACGAGGGAATCGTCGAGTGCGGCTGGATCGACCCGGCCGAGGTGCCGGCCGACACGCTCGACCCCATCGCGAGCCTGCTGGAGCCCTGA
- a CDS encoding CGCGG family putative rSAM-modified RiPP protein gives MSSTPHDHDHDAEPVTDRVHDNSWSANLEKPEHGADRELVVQHAVDAVEHTAEGNHVNLVTHGEHGHPSEYLFSVLEDEFGETDVDWEYIEQCGCGGHVVRVHV, from the coding sequence ATGTCGAGTACACCCCACGACCACGACCACGACGCCGAACCGGTCACGGACCGCGTCCACGACAACTCCTGGTCGGCCAACCTCGAGAAGCCGGAGCACGGGGCAGACCGGGAACTGGTCGTTCAGCACGCGGTCGACGCCGTCGAACACACCGCTGAGGGGAACCACGTCAACCTGGTCACCCACGGTGAACATGGCCACCCGTCGGAGTACCTCTTCTCGGTGCTCGAAGACGAGTTCGGTGAGACGGACGTCGACTGGGAGTACATCGAACAGTGTGGCTGTGGCGGCCACGTCGTCCGCGTTCACGTCTAA